The Erigeron canadensis isolate Cc75 chromosome 4, C_canadensis_v1, whole genome shotgun sequence genome window below encodes:
- the LOC122595647 gene encoding putative lipid-binding protein At4g00165, which yields MGSYKATALFILVNVFLFICVSSNKVPCPPKTTPSVPKTPAKCPKDTLKFGVCGDWLNGLAHEVIGAQPDSECCTLVKGLADLEAALCLCTAIKANVLGVLKVEVPIALSLLVNSCGKKVPEGFKCG from the coding sequence ATGGGTTCTTATAAGGCAACTGCTCTTTTCATATTGgttaatgtttttcttttcatttgtgTCTCGTCAAACAAGGTACCGTGCCCTCCAAAAACGACGCCCTCGGTCCCTAAGACACCAGCCAAATGTCCAAAAGATACATTAAAGTTTGGTGTATGTGGTGACTGGCTCAATGGGCTCGCTCATGAGGTCATTGGTGCTCAACCAGATAGCGAATGTTGCACATTGGTGAAGGGTCTAGCAGACCTAGAAGCAGCATTGTGTTTGTGCACCGCAATTAAGGCTAATGTACTTGGTGTCCTCAAGGTTGAAGTGCCTATTGCTCTAAGTTTGTTGGTCAATTCTTGTGGGAAAAAGGTTCCCGAAGGGTTCAAATGTGGATGA